The Nitrospinota bacterium genome segment GAACCAACTGCCGGCGCCGTAGACTCCGCCAGGAAGCATCCTGATAAGGCGGAGGTTCTTCTCCTCCGCGGCTCTTATCGCGAACTCCGTGGCCGGGCTCCCGATTCTGGCAAAGCCCTTCGGGTCGTAAGGCGCGGTCTCATCGACCCACTCGGGGCCCGATTCGCCAAAGACGAGAATCCCCTCGGAAAGAATGATAGGAATGTCGCCCGCCTCCGCAACCGCCTCCAAGAGATTCTTGGTCTGTTGGAGTTTCTGATGACTCAGGGTTCGAAGTCGCCGCTCGCCGATCCGTCCCAAAAAGGACGGGGTCGCAAGGTTGACAACCACATCTGAGCCCACGACAGCTTCGCGTAACGTCTCCGGCCGGGCTAAGTCCCCGGACGTGGCCGAAGCCCCAAGCTGCTTCAGATAGGCGGATGTGTCTGGAGTCCGGGCGGGAGCGGAGACTTCGTGGCCTGCTCTCACCAGACTTTTCACCACGCGAGAGCCTATGAAACCCGTTCCGCCAAAGACGAATACTTTCATGGGATGCTTCTCACTCTTGCGGAGAAGTGGGGGGGGAGAAAGGTTTCATGAGGCCCCGAAGCCTTACTGGACTAGCTCGCTCAACGGGCGCTCACTCGTCGGGGCCCGTCATCTTGTGAGGCTGGACCCAGGCGTCGAACTCTTCGGCGCTGGTCAGGCCAAGCGAGAGGGCGGCCTCGCGCAGCGTCGTCCCCTCCTCATGCGCCTTCTTGGCGACCTTGGCGGCGTTGTCGTAGCCGATGTGTGGGCTGAGGGCGGTAACCAGCATGAGGGAATTTTCCATAAGCTCGGCGATGCGCGGCTCGTTGGCCTCGATGCCTACGACACAGTTGTCCGTAAAGCTCATCGAGGCGTCGGCGAGGAGCCGGATGGACTGAAGGAGGTTGGCTATCATAACCGGCTTGAAGACGTTCAGTTCGAAGTGCCCGTTCGAGGCGGCAATGCTAATCGTTACGTGATTGCCCATGACCTGGGCGCAGACCATGGTGATGGCTTCGCACTGGGTGGGATTGACCTTGCCGGGCATTATCGACGAGCCGGGCTCGTTCTCCGGCAGGAGGAGCTCCCCGAGCCCGCCTCGTGGGCCGGAAGCCAGAAACCGGATGTCGTTGGCGATCTTCATGAGGCTCGTGGCGACGACGTTTAGGGCTCCCGAGGCCTCAACCATCGCGTCGTTCGCCGCGAGAGCTTCGAACTTGTTCTCCGCCGTGATGAACGGAAGCCCGGTCAGCGCCGCGACCTTCTCCGCAAAAAGCGTATCGAAGCCCTTCTTCGCGCTTAGACCCGTGCCGACGGCGGTCCCTCCCTGGGCCAACTGGTAGAGGCGTGGGAGTGTGGCCTCGACCCTAGAGACCCCGTACCTCGCTTGCGTCGCGTAGCCTGAGAATTCCTGCCCCAGTGTCAGGGGTGTGGCGTCTTGGGTGTGTGTGCGGCCGCACTTGATGATGTGGTCGAAGGCCTTCGCTTTCGCCTCAAGGGCGGCCTGGAGATGTAATAACGCCGGCAACAAGGAGTGATGAATCTCTTCGCACGCGGCAATGTGCATCGCGGACGGGAAGGTATCGTTTGAGGACTGGCCCATGTTGACGTGGTCGTTGGGATGGACCGGATGTTTGGCCCCGCGCTCGCCGCCGAGCAGCTCGCTGGCCCGGTTGGCAATCACCTCGTTCGCGTTCATATTGGTTTGCGTCCCGGAGCCGGTTTGCCATACGACGAGGGGGAACTCTTCGGCAAGCGTCCCATCGATGATTTCCCCGGCCGCCTTGACGATGGCCTCTCCAAGGGTGCGGTCCAAGACGCCGAGCTCCATGTTCGTCTCGGCCGCCGCCTTCTTCACGATCCCAAATCCCCGGATCATGGGTTGTGGCATCCGTTCGCTGCCGATGCGAAAATTCTGCAGAGAACGCTGTGTTTGAGCCCCCCAGTAGCGATCGGCGGGGACCTCAAGAGAACCCATGGAATCGGTCTCGATCCGTTTCGTGGTCTTCTCTGACATGGCAACCTCAAGGATAGATAAACGTACTCGTTAGGCGAGGCATAAGAATATCAAATCTCCGCTGGAAAAGAAACTCTTCCCCAGGTATCTACATCATGGATTATTCCTAAGAGGCTGGTGGGCGGGGGGACTAAGGTGGGGTGGAGGTGGCCTTCCTTTTTACCCTCATCTTCTTACGCTCAAACAAAAGACAGGGCGCGCCTGAGGCTCTCTTCACAAGTCGCGACGGAATCTCCAGGCTCATGAATCCCATCGCGCGGCACCCGTGCGGATATTTCTTCCTCCAGGTGACGTAGTAGTGCCTGCATTTGCGACAGTTGATCATCGCTTCGCGCCCCGCTGGCAACGTCGCTCCCTCGAAAGAGAATGCGCTCATCTCGCGCACTCGCTCTCCTCGTCTTCGGATATAAATTAAGCAAGTTTAGTGCCAGCGCCCCCACGAGACCCCACGAGCCGTTGCGAATCCATCACGTAGAGACGAGCATCCAATGAAAACTCATTGAGGAACCTGATCTGATACCAGCGAATACTTCTTTACGTTGGATACGAGCCGTTTGACCTCCTCCAGGTCCCCGGTCGGCAGCCTGCAGATGTTGTTTTCGCACACGTAAACTGTAGTCTGCTTATCAATCATTGGCTTTCGCTCGAGCAACGCGATGGTGTCGCCTTCCTCGGGCAGTCCTACCCCCAGGGTCTTATTCGGCAGAAAACTGCCCCAGAGCCATGCCACCAGCGCCTTGGTGCGGGTATCGTCGGCGGGTCCAATTACCGCGATCTCCTTGGAACGGTCGAGGTAGTAGTCGAGCGCGATCAAGGTCTGGGCAAACGCCGCCGGATACCGAGTCAGCTGCTTGCCGTTGGCCAACAGCAGCGCAGCGGCTTTATCCTTGTACGGGGTGTGAAAGGTGAGATCGTGGAGCTTGAGGAGGTTCAACGCGGAGACGGCGTTGCTGTTGGGGCGGGCCCCGTCTGAAAAATCTACGGAGCGTCGAATCAGGTGGGGGTCGTTCGCCTTGGAAAAATAATAGGCCCCGATCCCCCCGTCCCAAAGTATCTCGTCTTGCTTTGCCTGAAGCGCCCGCGCCCAGGCAATCCACGACCGGTCGAAGTCGGCTTCATACAAGCTCAAAAGGCCGGATATGAGGTAGGCGTAGTCATCGAGGTACGCGTCGTAAGCTGCCTGGCCGTCCCGGTAGCGGCGGACCAGGGAGCCGTTCTTAACCAGGCGGCTTTTGATGAAACGAGCCGCCCGCTGCGCCGCTCTAAGATACCGCTCTTCGCCGAGGACCTGATACGCCTTGGACATGGAGGCGATCATGAGCCCGTTCCACGCGGTCAGGACTTTATCGTCCTTTAGGGGAGGGACCCTCTGTTGCCGGACCGCCAGGAGCTTCTCGTGGGCCGACCTCAACAGGGGGCGCGACTTGACCTCCCATCCGTAAGAGGCCTGAAGATTGAGAATGTTGTGGCCGTGCTCGAAGTTCCCGGCATCCGTCGCCCCGTAAACCTTCTTAAGGAGCGCGAGCTCGGCAGAGTCCAAGTGGCCCTCCAACTCCGAGGCCGTCCAGATATAGAACGCTCCTTCTTTGCCTACGTCGCCCGCGTCCTGGGCCGAATAAAATCCCCCTTCTGGGTGGGTCATCTCCCGCAACACGTAATCCAGCGTCTCACGCGCCACGGCGGCGTACATCGGGTTGCCGGTGATCTGATAGGCCTCCAGGTATATCCAGGCGAGCGAAGCGTTGTCGTAGAGCATTTTTTCAAAATGGGGCGCCAGCCATTTCTGATCGGTGGAGTAGCGGTGAAACCCCCCTCCGAGATGATCGTAGATGCCTCCACGGGCCATTCGATCGAGGGTCGTCTCCACCATCTCAAGCGCCCTCGCCTCTCCAGCTCGATGGGCCATCCGAAGGAGCATCTGCAACCGCATGGTCGGCGGGAATTTGGGGGCCTTTCCGAAACCGCCAAACTTCTCGTCGAAGCTCGTGGCGAAGGCGTCGTAGGCGGCCTGGAGGACGCTCTCGTCGAGCTCCAGGGGGCCCTTTGCCAGCTTGTTGCGCTCCCGCAGATACAGGGTCAGCCGTTGCCCGGAGTCTTGAATTTTTGAGGGCTCCTTCTCCCAGGAGGCGCTGATTTGCCCCAGGACGTGTAGAAACTGGGCCCTCGGAAAGTAGGTCGCGCCCCAGAAGGGTTTTAAGTCGGGCGTCAGAAATACGTTCAAGGGCCATCCCCCGCTGCCCCGAATCGCCGAGACCGCGGCCATGTGAATCTTGTCCACGTCCGGACGCTCTTCCCGGTCCACCTTGATGCTGATGAAGTTGCGGTTCAGCACCTCGGCGACACCTTCGTTCTCATAGGAATCTTTCTCCATCACGTGGCACCAGTAACAGGTGGAATAGCCTATGGAGAGCAGGATGATTTTGTTTTCAGCCCGGGCGGCCTCAAAGGCTTCGGGGCCCCAGGAATACCAGTTGACCGGATTGTGCGCGTGTTGGAGAAGATAGGGGCTGGCCTCGAAGATGAGCCGGTTGATGAAACGCGGGGCGCCGCTTGAGTGAAGATGGTGCGTGCGGGGCTTATAGTCCGGACCCTTGGCCTGGTAGGCTTTCTGGAGCTTCTCATCCAACCGTTCATGGAACGGCGCTAATCCGGGCAGGTGGATACGCTCGGGAGCTGATGGGACCATCGTCATCAGAGGGCCTCGATGCTCCGCCTCTGATTGAGCGTAGGCCCCGCCAGAATGGATGGCCCACCCGATAGCGAGCACGAAAAAGAGGGGAACGTATAGGAGTATTCGATTAGGAAGCAAGGGCGGCCGCGGGCGATACCAACGCCGACGCATCAGGTCTCTCCTTCGCCAGACGCCACGAAAGTCGGGACATTCCTCGAAACTTTAACGATTGACTACTCTAGATTGTAGCGGGTTGGAATTCAAGCGTCCGGCAACGCAAGCTCGCCTTCCGGCTGAGGCGGACCTCAGGAGGAGTCCCTGTCCGGGAAAATTGCCCGCGCCATCCGCCTTAGGCGGACCTCAGGCGGACTACATGGTCTTGTGCCCCTGTAGGGACAGGGTTTACCCCTGTCCGTATCCCCGGTAAAGGACGGACAGCCTAAAGGCTGTCCCTACACCGTCGTGTGCCTTTGTAGGGACAGGGTTTACCCTGTCCGTGGGTATGAAGGGCGGGTGGTGTATGCGGAGAGGGTTTATATATGGGTAGTCGGGCCGACCAAAGGTCGCTTGCGACACCCGGACCCCGACACCACCAGCCCGCCTTAGGCGGACTACATGGTCGTGTGTCCGTGGGCTAGAAGGGTTCCCTGTCCGAAAAAAAAGGACAGCCACAAGGGCTGTCCCTACAGAAAGGATTGCTAAAAGGAGTCGGGGTCAGGGGCGACCCCGACTACCCGGTAAAGGCCGGACGGCTACATTGGCCTAATCCCGTGTAGGGCCCCGCCTCAGGCGTAACCCCGAAACCTTTTTTGGCGGACAGCCACAAGGGTTTCCCCCCTCCACCGGTCCGCAGGGGCGCGCGTTGACAATTGCGACCACTCTGCGTAAGCTTGCTCACTGTACAAGAGGCCGGCTTCGGCACTGAAAGCGCTTCCGAACGGGCGACACTGGAGGGGGGAATACTCATGAAATATCTCGTCATTATGAAGGCCGTGGAGGGTGGGCCGGCCGTGCCGCCGCAGACGATCGTCAAGCAGGTCGAAGGTCAGGTCTTCCCCAGCTTTGAAATCTTAAAAAGCCTGGAGGAGGAAGGCAAGATAATGGGCGGCGTGTGCGCCGGCGAGCGCAGGATCGCGTTCATCGCCAAGGCGGCGGACAACACCGAGGTGGACAACCTTATCAAGAGCCTGCCGCTGTGGGGGATGGCGACGACCGAGGTCACCCCGCTCAACGGGTTCGCCGAGCGTCACGAGGCCGACAGTAAATTCATCGCCCAACTGAAGAAGATGGAGAGCTGAGACGGCGCGGGGATAGCTTGAATCCACGCTTTGGAGCGAAGGCCGGGAGACGTCTATGACCCTCGTTGGAGAGCTCGGGGCGTTTGCCCTGGGCGCCTGTCTCGGGAGCTTCGCCAACGTCCTAATCGATCGACTCCCCAGGGGCTTATCGCCCATCCGCCCGCGCTCTTACTGCGAGGCGTGCGGTATCGCTATCCGTACCCTTCACTTAATCCCGGTGGCGGGATATTTCCTGACCCGGGGTCGGTGCGCTTCGTGCGCCCATCCCATCCCGATGCGGCTGCCCCTTGTGGAAGCCGCCGGCGGTATCTTGGCCGCAGCCAGCTTCGCCCTCTTCGGCCTCTCCTGGGAATTCCTCTCCAGCACCATCGTGCTTCTGGCCGCTTTAGCCGCGGGCGTCATTGACAGCCGGCACCAGGTGATCCCCGATGCCATCACCCTGCCGTGCCTGGCGGCGGGCCTGGCGTTGAGCCTACTGCCCGGCCGCCCAACTCCCCTCGAAGCGGTTCTTGGGGTGGCCGTCGCCGGCGGCCTGTTGGCCCTTGTCGCAATGGTCTATCCGAAGGGGATGGGGGGGGGTGACGTCAAGTTTATGGCCATGACCGGAGCGTTCCTGGGTTGGGCGAAGGCTATTGTCGCCCTGTTCACGGCGTCACTGGCGGGAGCAGTGGTGGGCCTGGCTCTCATCGCTCTTGGCCGCCGAAGCCGCCAAGAGCCCATTTCCTTTGGACCATTTCTCGCTCTGGGGGTTGCGACGGCTGTCTTTGCGGGCCCCAAAATTACGGCACTCTACGTCGGGTGGGTGTGGGCGCTTCCTTGATACGGTTATAAAACGGCTTGCGCCGGCCCGACATGTGGGTAGAATAGGGAGATGGACTCTAAGATCATGAGCCAACTCCAGGGGAGACATCCCATGAGACGCATCCTCATCCTCTGCGTCGCCCTTCTCCTTGTGGTCGGTTGCGCGTCGATGAAGACCAGTCGGCTCACGAAGCAGGCGGCCCAGGCGCCCACTTCGGAGAATTACCTCGCCCTCGGCATCCAACAGCTCAAGGCGAAGGATTACGAGGCGGCCGTCGAGTCGTTTCACCGGTCGCTGAGGCTCGACCCCTCCTCACCGAAAGCGCACCACAACCTCGGCGTGGCCTACGTGCGGCTTGGCCGAGACCAGAACGCCTTGAGGGAGTTTCGCCTCTCCCACAACCTCAAGCCGGATTATCAAAAGTTCCTCGTCCCCTTGAATTCGGTGGGGATCCCCACGGAGCCGCGCTCCCTCGGTGAGCTCAGGCAGGCCGCAGTTTCCAGGCCCAACGACATTCAGGCGGCCTTCGCCCTGGCCCAGGGCTACCAGCGGGCGGCCCTGCTCGAAGAAGCCGTCGTCCAGTACAGAAAGGTCGCGGCCCGCTCGCCCCGCCATGCCGGAGTACAATACGGCCTCGGCAGCACCCTCGCCCAGCTGGGCCGCTACGACGAGGCAAAAGGCCCCCTCCTGCAAGCTATCCGCCTAAAACCCTCCTGGGCCACGCCTCACTTCACCCTGGGACTAATCCACCTCGTAAGCGGCGACGTAGAGGACGCCTTCGGCGAGTATCAAGTCCTGCAGCAGATTGACGTCAATCTCGCCGACAAACTCTTTGCAAGAATCTACGAATAGAAGAGCTCCCTCCCCGGCACGGCGCGGTCCGGATCCAAACGCACATCGGTCCTTCCACCTTTGAGGAGACGTCTAACTGACTATTCGTTCCAACGGGGTCGGAGAGGTCGCGGGTATTTCAGCGGGACCGGGATGGAGGAGACGGGGTCGCTCTCCCTGCGGGGGGGGTGGGCTGCGCCGGCGTCCGTGGTCGAACCGCCCCGCGCGCTCCAGGACGCGCGGGTGACTTGGGAGTCTTTCTCGGCCTGTGAAGGATGACTTCGAATTTCTCGTTTCCCAAAGCCATGATGACCCTGTCGCTTTTAACCTCCTTTAACACGTAATCGCCAATCCTTCCACCTTTAGTGAGTGACTTGACCTTGCCCTCAGTCAATTTGGGCTCTTGGAGAAGCGCAATGGACTTGCCTTTCTCGAGGAGGATAACTCCCTGAAGCACGAAATTCGTTTTTGAGATATCGCCAGAGGGCGGCTCAGGCTCATCGGGGGAAGGCGGAGGCCTCTGAGGGATACGCTCGGGATGGAAGAGGTTTTTATCCTCAATGACCGTAAAGTCTGAAAGCGGCGGGAGGGCCCGCCGGCCTTGCTGCGCGGCGGCGGGCCGGGCCATGAGCAATAAAACTGCCAGGCCGAGGAGCCCCACGGGAAGGAGCCCACACCAAGTTTTGGTGAGCCGAGTCACGCCTCAACCTTCTTGATGAAGCCAGCAATGGTCATATTCACCTGAATCTCTTTAGGGTTCCGGTGGTTCGGCACCCGGATGGTCCACTTGGGGATGTTGAGCAGTTTCTGATGGCTCTCAATTCGGTAGAGGAAGTTCTTGAGCTCCCCGACGTTGCAGCGGAAGACGACCTCCACAGGCACCTCCAGCACAGAAGGGTGCTCGATTGGTTTATCGATCTTCTGGCTAGTGATGTTTACGTTGGTCCGTCGGGCGATCTCCTCGATAATCCGCTGGAGGCGTGCCGCTGCGACCGGGGGTTTGTCGCCCGGAAGCAGCCTCCGTTTGATGCGATCCATTTCCTTGCGGGTGGCGGCGAGCCGGCCTTTAAGCTTGGATTGGGCCTGGATTTTAAGCTTGGAGCGCTCGAGCTTGTTCCGCTCATGAAATATCTGGTCTCGGATTCTCTGCGGCCGATAGTACAAGAAGTCCGCCATGTAATCGTAGGAGAAGAAGAGAAAGACCGCTAGAATAGCTACCCCGATTAGGCGCTTCTCGCGGCGGGAGATTCTCAACTTTGGCAGTTGTCTGGCCACAGCGTCGCCCTCACTCGATTTGCGCGGCGATCTTGAACCGCTCTTTGTCGTTACGTTTTGTGATCGTGCCCCGGAACTCTACATTGGAAAACCGAGGCGATTCCTCCAACAGGCCGATAAGCTCCAGGGATGACTGGGCGTAGCCTCCGATCACAAGTTCGCGTCCATTGAAGTTGGTGTCCGTCAACCAGGCGGAGGTCGGGATGACGAGGGTCAGCTCTCTGAGCAGCTGTAAGATGCTGGGGTTGCGGGTTGACATTGACACGAGGGCATCCTTCTCGGTCCTCAGTTGGCTAGACTCGCGCTGAAGGAGGTTGACATTCTCCACCTTCGGCTGAAGGGCTGCAACGGCGTCCTCCAATCGGCGCAGCTCCCAACCGTCACGGACGGCGGTTGCTACGTAAAGGCCCAACGCCCCGACGAGAGCCACTCCCAGAGCCACGGCGCGCAGTGGCACGCGCCTGGCCGGCGGGGCCTCCGTGGGAGGAGGCACGAGGTTAATGGGAATCGTCTCGCCTCTGTGCCCCAAGAAGGCCAGTCCGGCAGCCGTGTGAAAAGGCCCTATATCGACTCCCTCCGGCGACTGTATTATCGCTCGGTGGTCCACGGCCGTCGGCGAGGTCAACCCAAGGGTCTGCAACGCCTGGCGGACCACGCTCTCCAAAGGACCGAGGAAGAACCAGGGGAGGTCTGCGGGTGATTCGAGGCGACTCAGGATGGAGGAGAGCCCTTGATAGAGCTCCTGCTGCAGGCTGGCAATCGCTTCTGGGCCGTCTCGTCCTTCTAGTGAGAAGAGCTGGCTGCTGGCCAAACGGCCTTCTTCATAGATATCCACCCCCACGGCCTGCTCGTCCTCCTCGACCAGCAGGATATGGGGGGCGTGGGAGACCTCGGGTTGGCAGCGCGCAAGGAGCACACCGCTGGCGAATGGAGATGGGACCAGGGCCTCTGGCTCCAGTCCCTTGGCCCTCCATGCCGAGAGGATCGATTCGATAATGTCCCGACGCACAGCTCCCACGAGGAGGTCCATATCCGGCCCCGACTCTTCGCCCAAAATCATATGGTCGTATATCAGCGACTCAGGGGCCACTGGCAGGTGCTTTTCGAGCTCGAAGGCCAGGGCGTTCCTCACGTCTTCTGCAGGCATCCTTGGCATGGTAAGGATCTTGAGAAAACACCATTGGCGGGGAAGGCCGACGATGATCCTCTCGGGGCGGATCCGCCGCCGCTCCAGGGACGCCTGAGCCGCTTCGGCCATCCGGAAAAACCCCTCGTCGGTGGAGTCGCCCTCCCAGTCGCCCTGGTGTATGAGGGTGATGCCGTGACGATCGCTCCGCACGCACGCGTAGCGCAGCCCCCCAGGTCGGATGTCGAGGCCAAGGATCACTTGACGCCGGCCACCAAAGCGCTTAAACACTGCGGGGTCTACCTCCCGATGTAATTGTCGTTCCAGTACTTGATGGTGATGGTCTCGTTCCCCCCTCCACCGGAAACGATGGCTTTAATGCTGCGGCGCACGGGGCTTCCGGGAACGCGGCCTGAGGCTACGATGGTAAAATTGCTCGAACTCTCGTTCTCGCTGTATACGCCCTCGTTGGCCTCTCGCTTGGCAAGAATGCTGTCGGCTCTCTCTTTGGAGTAGAGCGTGCGAAGCACCGTCTCGCTGGCAGTGTTATTATTCAACCTAGCTCCCGTGGTCGTCAAGAAGTCCACGAGCCCAGTGTATGTCTCACTTCCGTCTTGGCTCACCCCGCCGTAGAAGATGGTCGGCGTAACGCCCCGCACCAAGATAAGCTCTTCAATGGTGTCGATGCGCCCGTCTTTGGCCTCGTAATTCAGACCCTCGTCCTCGTAGTAGTCGTCTTCCGCACCGTTGAGTTTGTGGAGTGGGTCGGGGTCGATCCAATCAAGGACGGAGTCTGCGATGATGGAGCGCTGTATTACATCTTCAACACCTGTTTGCTCCAGCAGGATCATGAGACGCGGGCGGGTGGTGACGTTGATGTTAATTTTGCTCTCCTCGTCGGTTATGTCGTAACTGAAAAGGCCGGCCCCGAAAACGAGGTCTGTCCGGTCGGGCGCCTCGTTGGGCTCCCCCTCAGTCGGGTTCCGCCTGGCGAAAACCAGCTGATTATCCTCTGGTTGCAGGTACGTGTATTCGTAGTCCTCAAGTATCTCGGCCAAAGCCGTGTGGAATGCTGCCTGAACCAGATAGTAGGACTGGGCCTCCTCGATGTAGTTGCGCACCACCGTGGTCTCCAGACGGGTGGAGAAGGCAAAGTCGACGACCAGGAGGGTCAGGAGCACTAGAATCCACAGCACCATTACCAGGGCGAACCCCCGCTCGCTCCGACAAAGCTCTTTTGGTCGATCCCTCAACGCCTCGCTCACTTTCTTTTAGGCTCCATGGTCTGCACGATCGGCAACACCAGGGTAATGGGGGGAATTTCCATCACCCTGCCTTCTTCCGGTTTCTTGAAAGATAGAAGAAATTCGACGGCCGTTGGGGGAGTGTCGCTCTTCCAACTCTCCTCCCACCGGGGGGGAGGGGGAATCCCCCCTGTTGTCGGAGGGGGGCCAAAGTACCGATACTTAATAGCCTCCACCGTGGGGTCTAGCATAATCAGGTGGCCCTTGCCTTCCTCGAAGAGCTCGCCGTTGGGGATGATATCCTCCCTGAGGACGAGGCCCCGCTGGCCCGTGTCGGCGTCCTCTTCGACGCTGAGAGTTACCTCCTTCAGTCCGCTTTGCACGAAGCCCCGGGAGCGCATGGAGGCGGTGGTCACGAAGCTGAAGCGGTCGGCCTCACCACGGAAAGCGACGGACTCCACCGACGTCCCAACCTGGGATGGGGGATATGCGCTGCGGAGCTCCTGGGAAATCTGCTCAGTTATGACCCGGGCCCGGTGGGTCCGTTCTATGCTTCTTCCACCCGTAAGGATGGCATTTTGGCTGATTCGGAGCGCCGCACCCAAGATGGCTACAATGAGGCCGAGTATGGCCATGGCAATGACGAGCTCGAGCAACGTAAAACCACCCTGGCTGCGAAGGACTCTGAATAGACGGGCTCTCACAGGCCCACTCTCCTTTGCTCGGGGAGGAATCCAAGCCGCAGGGTCTCAAGGGCCACCCGCCTTCGCCGCGGCCCGTTCTCCCAGGAGACAATCACCTTAATGTGGAAGAGTCGTGTCTTTCGCTCTCGGAGCGTCTCGCGCTGCTGTGATGTATCGACGACCTTCCGACTCCATCTGTACCCGTCGGTGTATTCGCCCTCCTCTTCTCCCTCTACAAGCTCCTCGAGTAGGTCAACCTCGTTCATCTTGCTCTTGGCGAGGATGACCGCCTTCGAGTAGGCCCGGTCCACGTGG includes the following:
- a CDS encoding prepilin-type N-terminal cleavage/methylation domain-containing protein, producing MRGGDAGFTLMEVLVAISILGMSLVLIFSIFSQGLMALHVDRAYSKAVILAKSKMNEVDLLEELVEGEEEGEYTDGYRWSRKVVDTSQQRETLRERKTRLFHIKVIVSWENGPRRRRVALETLRLGFLPEQRRVGL